One Campylobacter sputorum subsp. sputorum DNA segment encodes these proteins:
- a CDS encoding threonine/serine ThrE exporter family protein: protein MKQNILELINFLADYASTMISVGSYNSRVSRCVKRIAAYYGYDASIFVLLKHISISVTDIDDYENRRTYVKDITQHSINLSMISELSALSWSIKDENLTLDEAKKIYKEILKTKGTKFGLSIIFISAAFGAFCKLFGGDIWSIFFVIIGTMAGVSIRHFLNKKNMDIRVTYIICSFISSFIAYLATDFDLSKTPTPAISASILYLFPGIVILNSMFDILDQNVLIGISRAVNAAILILCMSVGIYITLGISNLGLL, encoded by the coding sequence ATGAAACAAAATATATTAGAACTTATAAATTTTCTTGCAGATTATGCATCTACAATGATATCAGTTGGTAGCTATAACTCAAGAGTTAGTAGATGTGTAAAAAGAATAGCCGCGTATTACGGATATGACGCATCTATATTTGTTCTTTTAAAGCACATATCTATAAGTGTAACAGATATAGATGATTACGAAAATAGAAGAACTTATGTAAAAGATATAACCCAACATTCCATAAATTTAAGTATGATATCAGAACTTAGTGCATTAAGTTGGTCTATAAAAGATGAAAATCTTACTCTTGATGAAGCTAAAAAAATATATAAAGAAATCTTAAAAACAAAAGGTACTAAATTTGGGCTTTCTATAATTTTTATAAGTGCGGCATTTGGGGCATTTTGTAAGCTTTTTGGTGGAGATATTTGGAGTATATTTTTTGTAATAATTGGCACAATGGCTGGTGTTAGTATAAGACATTTTTTAAATAAGAAAAATATGGATATAAGAGTAACATACATAATCTGCTCTTTTATATCATCTTTTATTGCCTATTTAGCGACAGATTTTGATCTAAGCAAAACACCTACACCTGCGATAAGTGCCAGCATACTCTATCTTTTTCCCGGTATTGTAATACTAAATTCAATGTTTGATATACTTGACCAAAATGTGCTTATAGGTATAAGTAGAGCTGTAAATGCAGCTATTTTAATACTATGTATGAGTGTTGGAATTTACATAACTTTAGGCATTTCAAATTTGGGATTATTATGA
- the purF gene encoding amidophosphoribosyltransferase, translating to MCAIVGVINSNHASKTAYYALFAMQHRGQEATGISANNNHHITTIKNKGLVTDVFNQENINKLIGKMAIGHNRYSTAGGESYADAQPVFANYSLGEISIVHNGNLTNKDEVRNALINEGSIFQSHMDTENILHLIARSKENHLQERIVEAINKIVGAYCLLIMSRSKLFAIRDRYGVRPLSIGRLKDGGYIVASETCAFDLVGAKFIRDVKPGEMIIFEEGCDKFKSIQLFEETDPRICAFEYIYFARPDSMIDGKNVYETRIKLGKTLAKKSKIDADLVIPVPDSGVPAALGYSQESGIRFEMAIVRNHYVGRTFIEPTQAMRNLKVKLKLNPMTSVLKDKKIIVIDDSIVRGTTSKKIVELLRQAGAKEIHMRIAAPEIKFPDVYGIDTPTKEELISANMSKDEVCKYIDADSLEFLEIDELINALGNERKYSLLSFDGNYFIK from the coding sequence ATGTGTGCAATAGTTGGAGTGATAAACTCAAATCACGCATCAAAAACAGCCTATTACGCTCTTTTTGCTATGCAACATCGCGGTCAAGAGGCAACAGGTATTAGTGCAAACAATAACCATCACATAACTACCATAAAAAATAAAGGCTTAGTTACTGATGTTTTTAATCAAGAAAATATAAATAAATTAATTGGTAAAATGGCTATCGGACACAATAGATATAGCACTGCAGGAGGTGAATCTTATGCTGATGCACAGCCTGTGTTTGCAAACTATTCTTTGGGGGAAATTTCAATTGTGCATAATGGAAATTTAACAAACAAAGATGAAGTTAGAAATGCTCTTATTAACGAAGGTTCGATATTTCAATCACATATGGATACAGAAAACATACTTCATCTTATAGCAAGAAGTAAGGAAAACCATCTGCAAGAACGAATAGTTGAAGCTATAAATAAAATCGTAGGTGCATATTGTCTGCTTATAATGAGCAGATCAAAACTTTTTGCCATTAGAGATAGATACGGCGTTAGACCCCTTAGCATAGGAAGATTGAAAGATGGCGGATATATAGTAGCTAGCGAAACTTGTGCATTTGATTTAGTTGGAGCTAAATTTATAAGAGATGTAAAACCAGGGGAAATGATAATCTTTGAAGAAGGATGTGATAAATTTAAAAGTATACAACTTTTTGAGGAAACAGATCCTAGAATATGTGCTTTTGAGTATATTTATTTTGCAAGACCAGATAGCATGATAGATGGCAAAAATGTTTATGAAACAAGAATTAAACTTGGCAAAACACTTGCTAAAAAATCTAAAATTGACGCAGATCTTGTAATACCTGTCCCAGATAGTGGCGTTCCAGCTGCACTTGGATATTCTCAAGAAAGCGGCATAAGATTTGAAATGGCAATCGTTAGAAATCACTATGTCGGAAGAACATTTATAGAGCCAACACAAGCTATGAGAAATTTAAAAGTAAAACTAAAGCTAAATCCTATGACTTCTGTTTTAAAAGATAAAAAAATTATAGTAATAGACGATAGTATAGTCAGAGGAACAACCTCTAAAAAGATAGTTGAACTTTTAAGACAAGCTGGAGCAAAAGAGATACATATGAGAATTGCTGCACCTGAGATAAAATTTCCAGATGTTTATGGCATAGATACACCTACAAAAGAAGAGTTGATAAGTGCAAATATGAGTAAAGATGAGGTCTGTAAATATATAGATGCAGATAGTTTGGAATTTTTAGAGATAGATGAACTAATAAATGCTTTAGGAAACGAGAGAAAATACTCGCTTTTAAGTTTTGATGGGAATTATTTTATAAAATAA
- a CDS encoding AAA family ATPase, giving the protein MIERLYIKDCLTFNEVDLKFSSGLNVFTGVSGAGKSVLFNAFLGVFGLKDSEAKLAEANVDYKFDMMEFGLENDEINSFKMLKDKSVRFFINSQLVSKKNVASIAKEHIKYLNAKENGEFENDKLLEVLDTICIKKDLKYKEILANFKVNYEEYSKILKELNKIELEESKIEELKEFAKFEISKIDEISPKIGEYDELMEIKKKLSKKDKIIEFWNKAENIFNYESAVVEALRLSDKDSAFFEDSMNELRNIKESLNLNELDDIDIEHILDRIELLSSLNRRYGSIEEALNVLEKRKQELAHYEDISFEKENLQKKLKSAKNVVDELALQISKARKSSLDEFVSVLNDFLSKLYMNEVSVSIEQKELDDSGLDEVLIEHSGVDIKKLSSGETNRLRLAFIALRCVVTKKGDGVILLDEIDANLSGKEAMSIANVLNELSCFYQIFAISHQPQLSSRADTHFVVEKNGEISSVYEIKDDEKAKELARMISGENISKEAMDFAAKMLNEK; this is encoded by the coding sequence ATGATTGAGAGATTGTATATAAAAGATTGTTTAACATTTAATGAAGTTGATCTTAAATTTAGTAGTGGTTTAAATGTTTTTACAGGCGTAAGCGGTGCTGGAAAGTCCGTGCTTTTTAACGCATTTTTAGGTGTATTTGGTCTAAAAGATAGTGAAGCAAAATTAGCTGAAGCAAATGTTGATTATAAATTTGATATGATGGAGTTTGGATTAGAAAATGATGAAATAAACTCTTTTAAGATGTTAAAAGATAAAAGCGTGAGATTTTTCATAAACTCACAACTTGTTTCAAAAAAAAATGTAGCTAGCATTGCAAAAGAACATATAAAATATCTAAATGCGAAAGAAAATGGCGAATTTGAAAATGATAAATTGCTTGAAGTGTTAGACACTATTTGTATAAAAAAAGACTTAAAATACAAAGAAATTCTAGCAAATTTTAAAGTAAATTACGAAGAGTATTCAAAAATTTTAAAAGAGTTAAACAAGATAGAACTTGAAGAAAGTAAAATAGAAGAGTTAAAAGAGTTTGCTAAATTTGAGATATCTAAGATAGATGAAATTTCGCCAAAAATAGGCGAATATGATGAGCTTATGGAAATCAAAAAAAAGCTTAGTAAAAAAGATAAGATAATAGAGTTTTGGAACAAGGCTGAGAATATTTTTAATTACGAAAGTGCTGTTGTTGAAGCGCTTAGATTAAGCGATAAAGATAGTGCGTTTTTTGAAGATAGTATGAATGAACTTAGAAATATTAAAGAGAGTTTAAATTTAAATGAACTTGATGATATTGATATAGAGCATATTTTAGATAGGATTGAGTTATTAAGCTCTTTAAATCGCAGATATGGAAGTATAGAAGAAGCTTTAAATGTGCTTGAAAAGCGAAAACAAGAGTTGGCTCATTATGAAGATATTAGCTTTGAAAAAGAAAATCTTCAAAAAAAATTAAAGAGTGCAAAAAATGTAGTTGATGAGTTGGCATTGCAAATTTCTAAAGCTAGAAAATCTAGTTTAGATGAGTTTGTAAGTGTTTTAAATGATTTTTTATCAAAGCTTTATATGAATGAAGTTAGCGTAAGTATAGAGCAAAAAGAGCTTGATGATAGCGGATTAGATGAAGTTTTGATAGAGCATAGCGGGGTTGATATAAAAAAGCTTAGTAGCGGTGAAACAAATCGTTTAAGGCTTGCCTTTATTGCTCTTAGATGTGTTGTTACAAAAAAAGGAGATGGTGTTATTTTGCTTGATGAAATAGATGCAAATTTAAGCGGAAAAGAAGCTATGAGTATAGCAAATGTGCTAAATGAGCTATCTTGTTTTTATCAGATTTTTGCAATCTCTCATCAGCCGCAACTTTCAAGCAGAGCAGATACACATTTTGTTGTAGAAAAAAATGGCGAAATTTCAAGCGTTTATGAGATAAAAGACGATGAAAAAGCAAAAGAGTTAGCTAGAATGATAAGTGGCGAAAATATAAGCAAAGAAGCTATGGATTTTGCTGCAAAAATGCTTAATGAGAAATAG
- a CDS encoding c-type cytochrome — MKYFHILTIPLLLTSLTFGFDAKLDKQKQLTGIDLPTAKWQLPPAIDENGILDETKLPNSPYGKNVILGYKILTQTHKYIGPDAKDKEKRLAGNHLSCNSCHANAGTKVYSAGFVGITARFPQYNARGDKIVSIEDRINGCMQRSMNGKVLPLNSPEMRAIVTYMHYLSSGVQVGAKVEGQGLNSVKLISRAADPKKGEVLFQTHCVACHGQNGEGSQNPDVANGDYYIYPPLWGNDSYNTGAGMYRMIKAAQFIKQNMPQFNAILTDEEAFDVAAYINSQKRPIKKGRDLDFPDRRVKAIDTDVGPHDDKFSDKEHKYGPFNKMK; from the coding sequence ATGAAATATTTTCATATCTTAACAATACCGCTTTTGCTTACTAGCCTAACATTTGGTTTTGATGCTAAACTAGACAAGCAAAAACAACTAACCGGCATAGACTTGCCAACTGCCAAATGGCAACTTCCGCCGGCAATTGACGAAAATGGTATCTTAGATGAGACAAAACTTCCCAATTCGCCTTATGGCAAAAATGTCATACTCGGATACAAAATTCTAACCCAAACTCACAAATACATAGGTCCAGATGCCAAAGATAAAGAAAAAAGATTAGCAGGAAATCACTTATCTTGCAATAGCTGCCATGCAAATGCTGGAACTAAGGTATATTCAGCTGGTTTTGTAGGAATTACTGCTAGATTTCCACAATACAACGCAAGAGGCGATAAAATAGTAAGCATAGAAGATAGGATAAATGGCTGTATGCAAAGAAGTATGAATGGTAAAGTTTTGCCATTAAACTCGCCAGAAATGAGAGCAATTGTTACATATATGCACTATTTAAGCAGTGGTGTGCAAGTAGGTGCAAAAGTGGAAGGACAAGGTTTAAATAGCGTAAAACTTATAAGCAGAGCAGCTGATCCAAAAAAAGGTGAAGTTTTATTTCAAACTCACTGCGTAGCTTGTCATGGACAAAATGGCGAAGGTTCGCAAAATCCAGATGTAGCAAATGGGGATTATTACATTTATCCGCCACTTTGGGGTAATGATAGTTACAATACAGGTGCTGGAATGTATAGAATGATAAAAGCGGCACAATTTATAAAACAAAATATGCCTCAATTTAATGCTATTTTGACAGACGAGGAAGCTTTTGATGTAGCAGCTTATATCAACTCTCAAAAACGCCCTATTAAAAAAGGTAGGGATTTAGATTTTCCAGATAGAAGAGTAAAAGCTATCGATACGGATGTTGGTCCTCATGATGATAAATTTAGCGATAAAGAGCACAAATACGGACCATTTAACAAAATGAAATAA
- a CDS encoding threonine/serine exporter family protein → MSLTTFMIDVIFAAIAGLGFSYANNPPKRILLYCALLGGLGYALRLTLLETNILNYAGATLVGSISIGLFAVYFAKKLKTPIEVIAFPSLLPMIPGIQAYKTILAIFIFMRSKDENEKIHYLLEIFDNAYTTISIIFALATGISIVLLIFYEKSFVMTRNGHFREKYKDILGRQNENTNIL, encoded by the coding sequence ATGAGTTTAACTACTTTTATGATAGATGTCATTTTTGCAGCTATTGCGGGTCTTGGTTTTTCTTATGCAAACAATCCACCAAAAAGAATACTTTTATATTGTGCTTTGCTTGGTGGACTTGGATACGCACTAAGACTTACACTACTAGAAACCAATATACTAAATTATGCAGGTGCGACGCTAGTTGGTTCAATTAGTATTGGTTTATTTGCTGTATATTTTGCAAAAAAACTAAAAACCCCGATAGAAGTTATAGCTTTTCCATCGCTTTTACCAATGATTCCTGGAATTCAAGCATATAAAACAATACTTGCAATATTTATATTTATGCGCTCAAAAGACGAAAATGAAAAAATCCATTATCTTTTAGAAATTTTTGACAACGCATATACAACAATTTCTATAATTTTTGCACTAGCTACTGGTATTTCCATAGTTTTGCTTATATTTTATGAAAAATCTTTTGTGATGACAAGAAATGGACATTTTAGAGAAAAATACAAAGATATATTAGGAAGACAAAATGAAAATACGAATATATTATGA
- the dapB gene encoding 4-hydroxy-tetrahydrodipicolinate reductase produces the protein MINIGIYGGSGKMGTMIFECLKNNTKAKVSSIYTIEPLNYEPKCVITDDFKTFFENCDVVIDFTIKDGAINLLNYARTNPKPICMGTTGLGEDGENLLKTASNMMPILYATNMSLGVAITNKLAYLASKALRDFDIEITEMHHHHKKDAPSGTALTLAKSVASARDLNLKDVMVTGRNGMVGERSKDEIAVMSLRGGDIVGKHTIGFYNDGEFIEISHTATSRATFANGAIKAALWVSEQKNGLYTINDCLGI, from the coding sequence ATGATAAACATTGGTATCTACGGCGGTAGTGGAAAGATGGGGACAATGATTTTTGAATGCCTAAAAAATAACACTAAGGCAAAAGTTAGCTCTATTTACACTATAGAACCACTAAATTATGAGCCAAAGTGCGTAATAACGGATGATTTTAAAACTTTTTTTGAAAATTGCGATGTTGTGATTGATTTTACAATAAAAGATGGTGCTATAAATTTACTAAATTACGCAAGAACAAATCCAAAACCAATTTGTATGGGTACAACTGGACTTGGAGAAGATGGCGAAAACTTGCTTAAAACAGCAAGCAATATGATGCCGATTTTATATGCTACAAATATGAGTTTAGGCGTAGCAATAACAAACAAACTAGCATATCTTGCCTCCAAAGCATTAAGAGATTTTGATATAGAAATAACAGAAATGCATCATCATCATAAAAAAGACGCACCAAGCGGCACAGCACTAACACTTGCAAAAAGTGTAGCAAGTGCAAGAGATTTAAATTTAAAAGATGTTATGGTTACAGGTAGAAACGGAATGGTTGGAGAAAGAAGCAAAGATGAGATAGCTGTTATGTCTTTAAGGGGCGGCGATATAGTTGGAAAACACACCATTGGATTTTATAACGATGGTGAGTTTATAGAAATTTCTCATACAGCAACAAGTAGAGCGACATTTGCAAATGGTGCTATAAAAGCGGCACTTTGGGTAAGTGAGCAAAAAAATGGTCTTTATACCATAAATGATTGTTTGGGGATATAA
- a CDS encoding uracil-DNA glycosylase, which yields MEKLAMLRKLYYYKAFGFKYINENMLKDGSIKTSFLNVDSISNIKSQVLNCSLCTLCKSRKNALFSFGSKNAKVFFVSDSPSIADDLRGELFSGKSGKFFLDCLKKTIGDGEFYFSNIIKCKISGDEVPNIEYFQKCSPYIMQEIDIIAPKIIVTLGSLAFNLITNDFGESVNFDSLRGSVFKFKNTLLMPTYSPYWIITNPSKMDEFMLDLDKIKEFI from the coding sequence ATGGAAAAATTAGCTATGCTTAGAAAGTTGTATTATTATAAGGCGTTTGGCTTTAAGTATATAAATGAAAATATGCTAAAAGATGGAAGTATTAAGACTTCTTTTTTAAATGTTGATAGTATATCAAATATAAAATCTCAAGTTTTAAATTGCTCTTTATGCACACTTTGTAAAAGTAGAAAAAATGCTCTTTTTTCTTTTGGTTCAAAAAATGCTAAAGTTTTTTTTGTATCAGATTCCCCAAGTATTGCAGATGATTTAAGGGGCGAGCTTTTTAGTGGGAAAAGCGGAAAATTTTTTTTAGATTGTTTAAAAAAAACAATTGGGGATGGGGAATTTTATTTTTCAAATATCATAAAATGCAAAATAAGTGGCGATGAAGTGCCAAATATAGAGTATTTTCAGAAGTGTAGTCCATACATTATGCAAGAAATTGATATAATAGCTCCAAAAATAATAGTTACTTTAGGCTCTTTAGCTTTTAATCTTATAACAAATGATTTTGGAGAGAGTGTAAATTTTGATAGTTTAAGGGGAAGTGTTTTTAAATTTAAAAACACTTTATTGATGCCGACATATTCGCCTTACTGGATTATCACAAATCCAAGCAAGATGGATGAGTTTATGTTGGATTTAGATAAAATTAAAGAGTTTATATGA
- a CDS encoding YbgC/FadM family acyl-CoA thioesterase, with protein sequence MKIRIYYEDTDAGGIVYHANYIKFCERARSECFLKENLAPFTKDGFFVVSQINAKYISPAKFGDTIEITTKVKESKKASCIIEHKIYKIASIKECSLNEILFEAQIKLAFVNNGKPSKIPENIFNFISTKLI encoded by the coding sequence ATGAAAATACGAATATATTATGAAGATACTGATGCTGGCGGCATTGTTTATCATGCAAATTATATAAAATTTTGCGAAAGAGCAAGAAGTGAGTGTTTCTTAAAAGAAAATTTAGCTCCTTTTACAAAAGATGGTTTTTTCGTAGTTAGCCAAATAAATGCAAAATACATATCTCCGGCTAAATTTGGCGATACTATAGAAATAACAACCAAAGTAAAAGAGAGCAAAAAAGCAAGTTGCATAATAGAGCATAAAATTTACAAAATAGCATCTATAAAAGAATGTAGTTTAAATGAAATTTTATTTGAAGCACAAATAAAATTAGCATTTGTAAATAATGGAAAACCTAGCAAAATACCTGAAAATATTTTTAATTTTATATCAACAAAACTGATATAA